The Corynebacterium sp. SCR221107 genome includes the window AATCCGGCATCATTGCAGAGGTGGGAATCGGCGATGACTGTCGCCCCACGGTTGGGGGGAACGGTAACCAAAAGGTCGAAATCAACCACCCGGCCGTCGAAGGATGTCAGTTGCCGTCCTGGGCCATCAACCTCGGCGACGTGGAAGTCGGTGACCACCTTAATGCCGCGGGTGGCGAGGAAGGTGCCGAGCTCTTTTGATGCCACGGGTTTTGTAAACGCACCATCTAATGGGGTGACGAAGGTGATGTCTACGTCGAAGCCGCGGCCACGCTTGCGCATGTAGTCCTGAGCTAGCAGTGCAAATTCCATGGGTGCGACTGGGCATTTGATCGGCATCTCGGAGATATGAACCACGAGGTTGCCCTTCTCGAGCTTCTTGAGAGCAGGCTTGAGCCTCGATGCGCCCTCGAGCGAGTAAAACTCGTGGACTGAGTCTGTGTTGGCCAATGCTTCAGCCATTCCAGCAACTTCCTCGGGGGCGGAGTGCGTACCGGTGGCGACGATGAGCTTGTCAAAGCCGATCACCTGTCCGGATGCGAGTGTGATCGTATTGGAATCCTTGTCGATCGCGGTGGCTTCATCGATGAGGAATTTGACGCCTGGAAGGTAGCGGTCCCGCGGCTTGACTACCTGCTTGGGGCGGTATGTGCCGAACGGGATAAAGAGGTAGCCGGGCTGGTAGTGGTGGGCATTGTTTCGGTCGATGACCGTGATCGACCAGTCGCTTGGTAGGGCCTTGCGAAGCTTGTTCGCAAGCAATGTGCCACCGGTACCTGCGCCGAGAATGATGAGGCTAGACATTGGTGTGCCTTAACGGATAGAACGTAAGTGAACATCCTCCACTATACCCAGTGGGGTATGGCAATGGTGTGTGGTCTCTGGCTCAAGGAACGGGGAACGCGTGGATATCTTATTTGTAGCTCATATTTTCTAAATGTGCGCTGGAAATATGGCGGCACTTTTCATCTATACAGCGTTATAGGGTAAGTCAAGCCTTCTTTGTCAATGTCAATTGACAGACATTCAGAACGTGTATTCGAATGATCCATTACGCTCGTGTTGAGCGGCGAAACCGCCGTGGAAATGGCCACTGTGGCTGTTGTAATGCACGCGCCCGAGGGCCACTACAGATGCCTATGTGATCTCCATTGATTTTGACCAAGAAGCCTGGGGAATGTCGCAAGGTTTCGCGGGGTCACTCGTCGGTGGCAATGAAGTGGCCAGGTAGGGCCTGTGCGTCATTGGAAAACGATAAACATGCTGGAAGGAGAATTGAAAATGGCAAGGCGGATCGACGATGTCAAGGCCAAGGTAAAAAAGCTGCTGGAGCTAGCTGCCGACCAAGAAGGAAAGCCGGAGGCGGATCGTGCCATGGAAAAAGCCTTTGACCTCATGGCGCGATACGGAGTAGATGAAAGAGATCTCACCGCTCCCAATGCTGATGATGAAGTGATCAACCGACGATTTGACATTAAGGGGCCGTATGGCCGCGTGCAGGCGACCTTGTTGGCAACCATCGCCCGGGCGCTGCATTGTGAGGCAATTCGCCACGTGTGCAAGCGCCCGACCGTAATTTGGGTGATGGTATTTGGGCTCAGGCGTCATGTCGAGCGGGTGGAGATGTTGTACTCGCTTTTGAATCCGCGCATGGCGATATTGGCGC containing:
- the sqr gene encoding type III sulfide quinone reductase, selenoprotein subtype, coding for MSSLIILGAGTGGTLLANKLRKALPSDWSITVIDRNNAHHYQPGYLFIPFGTYRPKQVVKPRDRYLPGVKFLIDEATAIDKDSNTITLASGQVIGFDKLIVATGTHSAPEEVAGMAEALANTDSVHEFYSLEGASRLKPALKKLEKGNLVVHISEMPIKCPVAPMEFALLAQDYMRKRGRGFDVDITFVTPLDGAFTKPVASKELGTFLATRGIKVVTDFHVAEVDGPGRQLTSFDGRVVDFDLLVTVPPNRGATVIADSHLCNDAGFLPVNPHTLQSLASPDIWGIGDATDVPTSKAGSVVHFQADTLVPNLLADIAGRDLPESFDGHANCFIESGRGEAMLLDFNYEQEPVTGTFPLAKVGPLKLLAPSKLNHLSKLAFEHVYWNLLIRGLPLPVSAHMSTAGKNIKTDATR
- a CDS encoding DUF2786 domain-containing protein; the protein is MLEGELKMARRIDDVKAKVKKLLELAADQEGKPEADRAMEKAFDLMARYGVDERDLTAPNADDEVINRRFDIKGPYGRVQATLLATIARALHCEAIRHVCKRPTVIWVMVFGLRRHVERVEMLYSLLNPRMAILAQKVSSDPVYGSSQQTARLRRSFMNGFIAEMGRRLTVAEEAVTGADERFAVAVINDEDRAKIARNEFYGCGDSGFSSVKSTARFDPDAYGMGALAARSQDIGHDRLPQRPALSG